One window of Balearica regulorum gibbericeps isolate bBalReg1 chromosome 10, bBalReg1.pri, whole genome shotgun sequence genomic DNA carries:
- the LOC104637071 gene encoding laminin subunit beta-2-like, producing the protein MRSPGALLLPLLAGLVGAPSPDTPQGCARGSCYPATGDLLVGRAPRLSATSTCGLRRPQPYCIVSHLQEEKKCFTCDSRQPYDARANANSHRIENVVTTFAPRPKKAWWQSENGVEHVSIQLDLEAEFHFTHLIMTFKTFRPAAMLVERSADFGRSWKVYRYFAYDCAASFPHVPRGPPRHIDDVVCESRYSDIEPSTEGEVIYRVLDPSIPIRDPYSPTIQNLLRVTNLRVNLTKLHTLGDNLLDSRREIREKYYYALYELVLRGNCFCYGHASECAPLSGVSATTDGMVHGRCVCKHHTQGLNCERCEDFYHDLPWRPAEGSSTNACRRCDCNEHSRRCHFDMAVFLATGNTSGAVCDGCQHNTMGRRCHLCKPFYYKDPSKDLRDPAVCRACDCDPEGSLNGGLCDGADDPARGLIAGQCRCKEHVAGPRCDRCKPGFFGLSAANPQGCQRCQCDPRGTVAEGNRCDPISGDCFCKRLVTGHNCDQCLPEHWGLSHDLPGCRPCDCDVGGARDNRCAMETGQCRCRSHVVGRQCSQVEPGFYRINLDHYTYEAEDARLHQGSVVEREPLVDHTASWTGTGFARVLEGGWLEFHVSNVPFSTEYDVIIRYEPQHPEPWQEVRVRVLRPSPVSASSPCGNTIPADDQLSTSLPSGARYVVLPQPICLEQGVSYTIHVELSCAAARQDPTASVLIDSLVLLPRYSSLEMFIAGDPSSMERRETFERYRCAQTFHAAGPSPVAEPCSSLLHSLSAILHDGALPCLCDPQGSLSAECHPQGGQCRCKPNVMGRRCHRCSPGTFGFGPGGCRACQCSNEGSVSTVCDSTTGQCSCREGAHGQRCDRCQPGHWGFPACQPCQCNGHAEECDPRTGSCLHCRDHTDGERCQRCMAGHFGNPALGSGQHCRPCPCPEGPSSPHHFAASCYQDSRSRQVVCQCSPGYTGSRCDECAPGYYGDPLQPGGRCLPCQCHNNIDMTDPEACDRRTGRCLRCLYNTAGPHCAECQPGYYGDAMRHSCRRCSCNVLGTDASTCGPQQCQCDGRSGQCHCLPHVEGQSCDRCSPNFWNLGSGQGCQPCACHPQHALTPACNQFTGQCSCRPGFGGRTCADCQEHHWGDPRQQCRACDCDPRGVASTQCHRSSGHCDCRPGISGIRCDQCARGFTGAFPACQPCHPCFGDWDRVVQDLAARTRTLAQRASLLQHTGAAGGFQGTFRRLEESLATVREVVAARNATAATAAHLTQATEGLRRQIEEATERLTRLEGELTATQDANFNASHMLSAVDRGSRALNHSLQELEQRLHALKTSNFLGAYDSIRQSHGESRDAERWADASTRAVPSPVSTSGTTRRRAEQLLASRRDDFNRQNAASRRMLMDLATRAQALSLHPLNEKVCGAAGDVPCAESPCGGAGCRDEYGARRCGGLSCGGAVSTADSALDRARHAQEELRRAASDVAQLSHKVAEAKGKADEARLQAQAALDKANQTRARVESSNKELRELISHIKAFLSQEGADPESIEVVASRVLELSLPATPAQIHRLAEEIKARVHSLVSVDAILEQTAGDVRQAGQLLQDAQRARSRAEGVRGTAEAVRQALEEARQAQGMAAQALHHAAGDIQHSERTLGTMQAQTVSTEQRLAGAMGRIGLLEGQTDALKVKRANNSLAATRAQEAASVAQDRAGEAKQVLEGPLRDRYRMAQELVQHRAQGAQQAGSRAQRLRDEAAGLLRDAQGKLQRLRALEEAYERNERVLDAKAAQLGGLEARMREVLATINQQVQIYNTCQ; encoded by the exons ATGCGGAGCCCCGGCGCCctcctgctgccgctgctggCCG ggctggtgggggcCCCGTCCCCCGACACCCCCCAGGGCTGCGCCCGTGGCAGCTGCTACCCGGCCACGGGGGACCTGCTGGTGGGGCGAGCCCCCCGCCTGAGTGCCACCTCCACCTGCGGGCTGCGCCGGCCACAGCCCTACTGCATCGTCAGCCACCTCCAG gaggagaagaagTGCTTCACCTGTGACTCACGGCAACCTTACGATGCCCGCGCCAACGCCAACAGCCACCGCATTGAGAACGTGGTCACCACCTTCGCCCCCCGCCCCAAGAAAGCCTGGTGGCAGTCGGAGAATG GCGTGGAGCATGTCAGTATCCAGCTGGACCTGGAGGCCGAGTTCCACTTCACCCACCTCATCATGACCTTCAAG ACCTTCCGCCCCGCCGCCATGCTGGTGGAGCGCTCGGCCGACTTTGGGCGCAGCTGGAAGGTCTACCGCTACTTCGCCTACGACTGCGCCGCCTccttcccccacgtcccccgTGGGCCTCCGCGCCACATCGATGACGTCGTCTGTGAGTCCCGCTACTCTGACATCGAGCCCTCTACCGAGGGGGAG GTGATCTACCGGGTGCTGGacccctccatccccatccgGGACCCCTACAGCCCCACCATCCAGA acCTGCTGCGCGTCACCAACCTGCGGGTGAACCTCACCAAACTGCACACGCTGGGGGACAACCTGCTGGACTCGCGGCGGGAGATCCGGGAGAAGTACTACTACGCACTCTACGAGCTGGTGCTGCGCGGGAACTGCTTCTGTTACGGGCACGCCTCCGAGTGTGCCCCGCTCAGTGGGGTCTCTGCCACCACCGATGGCATG GTGCATGGGCGCTGCGTCTGCAAGCACCACACGCAGGGGCTGAACTGCGAGCGCTGCGAGGACTTCTACCATGACCTGCCCTGGCGCCCGGCTGAGGGCTCCAGCACCAACGCCTGCCGCC GGTGTGACTGCAACGAGCACTCGCGGCGGTGCCACTTCGACATGGCCGTCTTCCTGGCCACGGGGAACACCAGCGGGGCTGTGTGTGACGGCTGCCAGCACAACACCATGGGCCGCCGCTGCCACCTCTGCAAGCCCTTCTACTATAAGGACCCCAGCAAGGACCTGCGGGACCCTGCAGTGTGCCGAG CCTGTGACTGCGACCCCGAGGGCTCTCTGAATGGGGGCCTGTGCGACGGCGCCGACGACCCGGCCCGGGGACTGATCGCGGGGCAGTGCCGCTGCAAGGAGCATGTGGCTGGACCCCGATGCGACCGTTGCAAACCCGGCTTCTTTGGTCTCAGCGCTGCCAATCCACAGGGCTGCCAGC GGTGCCAGTGCGACCCCCGCGGCACAGTGGCCGAAGGCAACCGGTGTGACCCCATCAGCGGCGACTGCTTCTGCAAGCGGCTGGTGACTGGGCACAACTGTGACCAGTGCCtg CCTGAGCACTGGGGCCTGAGCCACGACCTCCCGGGTTGCCGGCCCTGTGACTGCGACGTGGGAGGTGCCCGCGACAACCG GTGTGCCATGGAGACAGGACAGTGCCGATGCCGCAGCCACGTGGTGGGACGGCAGTGCAGCCAGGTGGAGCCTGGCTTTTACCGCATCAACCTGGACCATTACACCTATGAGGCTGAGGATGCTCGGCTGCATCAG GGCTCGGTGGTGGAGCGTGAGCCCCTTGTGGACCACACAGCTTCGTGGACGGGGACGGGTTTTGCCCGCGTGCTGGAAGGTGGCTGGCTGGAATTTCATGTGAGCAACGTGCCTTTCTCCACTGAGTATGACGTGATCATCCGCTATGAGCCCCAG cacccGGAGCCCTGGCAGGAGGTGAGGGTGAGAGTTCTGCGCCCCAGCCCTGTCTCTGCCAGCAGCCCTTGCGGAAACACCATCCCGGCTGACGACCAGCTCTCCACCAGCCTCCCCTCCGGTGCCAG GTACGTGGTGCTGCCCCAGCCCATCTGCCTGGAGCAGGGTGTCTCCTACACCATTCACGtggagctgagctgtgctgctgctcggCAGGATCCCACCGCCAGCGTGCTCATTGATTCG CTAGTGCTCCTGCCCCGTTACTCCTCGCTGGAGATGTTCATCGCAGGCGACCCCAGCTCCATGGAGCGCCGGGAAACCTTTGAGCGGTACCGCTGTGCCCAGACCTTCCACGCCGCGGGGCCCTCGCCTGTGGCtgagccctgctccagcctcctgcaCAGCCTCTCGGCCATCCTGCATGACGGGGCGCTGC CCTGTCTCTGTGACCCCCAGGGATCTCTCAGCGCTGAGTGCCACCCCCAGGGCGGGCAGTGCCGGTGCAAACCCAATGTCATGGGACGGCGCTGCCACCGCTGCTCCCCGGGAACCTTCGGCTTCGGGCCCGGCGGGTGCCGAG CGTGCCAGTGCAGCAACGAGGGGTCGGTGAGCACCGTCTGCGACAGCACCACAGGGCAGTGCTCCTGCCGTGAGGGTGCCCACGGCCAGCGCTGCGACCGCTGCCAGCCCGGCCACTGgggcttccctgcctgccagccctgccagtgCAACGGGCACGCCGAGGAGTGCGACCCCCGgacgggcagctgcctgcactgccgCGACCACACGGATGGCGAGAGGTGCCAGAG GTGCATGGCCGGGCACTTTGGGAACCCGGCACTGGGCTCCGGGCAGCACTGCcggccctgcccctgccccgaGGGGCCCAGCAGCCCCCACCACTTCGCTGCCTCCTGCTACCAGGACAGCCGCTCCCGCCAGGTCGTCTGCCAGTGCAGCCCCGGGTACACAG GTTCCCGCTGTGATGAGTGTGCCCCCGGGTACTATGGGGACCCGCTGCAGCCCGGTGggcgctgcctgccctgccagtgcCACAACAACATCGACATGACGGACCCAGAGGCGTGCGACCGGCGGACGGGacgctgcctgcgctgcctctACAACACGGCAGGCCCACACTGTGCCGAGTGCCAGCCCGGATACTACGGGGATGCCATGCGGCACAGCTGCAGGC GTTGCTCCTGCAATGTGCTGGGCACCGACGCCAGCACCTGTGGGCCCCAGCAGTGCCAGTGCGATGGGCGCAGCGGCCAGTGCCACTGCCTGCCCCACGTGGAGGGCCAGAGCTGCGACCGCTGCAGCCCCAACTTCTGGAACCTGGGCAGCGGGCAGGGGTGCCAGCCCTGCGCCTGCCACCCCCAGCACGCCCTGACACCTGCCTGCAACCAG TTCACAGGGCAGTGCTCGTGCCGGCCAGGTTTTGGGGGCCGGACCTGTGCCGACTGCCAGGAGCACCACTGGGGCGACCCGCGGCAGCAGTGCCGAG CCTGTGACTGCGACCCCCGTGGCGTGGCCAGCACCCAGTGCCACCGCAGCAGCGGCCACTGTGATTGCCGGCCTGGCATCTCGGGCATCCGCTGCGACCAGTGTGCCCGAGGCTTCACCGGCgccttccctgcctgccagccctgccacccctGCTTTGGGGACTGGGACCGGGTGGTGCAGGACCTGGCTGCCCGCACCCGGACGCTGGCGCAGCGGGCCAGCCTCCTGCAGCACACCGGGGCCGCCGGCGGCTTCCAGGGCACCTTCCGGCGGCTGGAGGAGAGCCTCGCCACCGTGCGTGAGGTGGTGGCTGCCCGCAATGCCACCGCCGCCACTGCTGCCCACCTGACGCAGGCCACGGAGGGGCTGCG GCGGCAGATTGAGGAGGCGACAGAGAGGCTGACGCGGCTGGAAGGGGAGCTGACGGCGACCCAGGATGCCAACTTCAACGCCAGCCACATGCTGAGTGCGGTGGACCGGGGCTCCCGTGCCCTCAACCACAGCCTGCAGGAACTGGAGCAGCGGCTGCATGCCCTCAAGACCTCCAATTTCCTGG gTGCCTACGACAGCATCCGCCAGTCCCACGGGGAGTCGCGAGATGCTGAGCGCTGGGCAGATGCCTCCACCCGTGCTGTGCCCAGCCCTGTCAGCACCTCAGGAACCACCCGACGCCGTGCCGAGCAGCTCCTGGCCAGCCGACGGGATGACTTCAATCGCCAAAATGCGGCCAGCCGGCGGATGCTGATGGACCTGGCGACAAGGGCGCAGGCACTGAGCCTGCACCCGCTCAATGAGAAG GTCTGCGGTGCGGCAGGCGACGTGCCCTGCGCCGAGAGCCCGTGTGGGGGAGCTGGGTGCCGGGACGAGTATGGGGCACGGCGCTGCGGAGGTCTGAGCTGCGGTGGGGCCGTGTCCACGGCTGACAGCGCGCTGGACCGGGCACGCCATGCCCAGGAGGAGCTGCGGCGGGCCGCCAGTGACGTGGCCCAGCTCTCCCACAAG GTGGCCGAGGCCAAGGGGAAGGCAGATGAGGCCCGGCTGCAGGCGCAGGCAGCCCTGGACAAGGCGAACCAGACCAGGGCCCGTGTGGAGAGCTCCAACAAGGAGCTGCGGGAGCTCATCAGCCACATCAAAGCCTTCCTGAGCC AGGAGGGGGCCGACCCTGAGAGCATTGAGGTGGTAGCCAGCCGGGTGCTGGAGCTGTCGCTCCCTGCCACACCGGCCCAGATCCACCGCCTGGCTGAGGAGATCAAGGCGCGGGTGCACAGCCTGGTCAGTGTGGACGCCATCCTGGAGCAGACGGCCGGTGACGTGCgccaggctgggcagctgctgcaggatgcCCAGAGGGCCAG gtCGCGGGCAGAAGGGGTGCGGGGCACGGCTGAGGCGGTGCGTCAGGCGCTGGAGGAGGCACGGCAAGCCCAGGGCATGGCTGCGCAGGCGCTGCACCATGCCGCTGGTGACATCCAGCACAGCGAGAGGACCCTCGGCACG ATGCAGGCCCAGACGGTGAGCACAGAGCAGCGGCTGGCAGGTGCCATGGGGCGGATTGGGCTCCTGGAGGGACAGACGGATGCCCTGAAAGTGAAACGTGCCAACAACAGCCTGGCAGCCACGCGCGCCCAGGAGGCGGCCAGTGTCGCGCAGGACCGAGCCGGCGAGGCCAAACAG GTGTTGGAGGGGCCACTGCGGGACCGGTACCGGATGGCGCAGGAGCTGGTGCAGCACCGTGCGCAGGGTGCACAGCAGGCGGGCAGCCGAGCGCAGCGACTGCGGGACGAGGCTGCCGGGCTGCTGCGGGATGCCCAGGGCAAGCTGCAGCGGCTGCGAG CGCTGGAGGAGGCGTACGAGCGGAACGAGCGGGTGCTGGACGCCAAGGCGGCCCAGTTGGGTGGGCTGGAGGCCAGGATGAGGGAGGTGCTGGCCACCATCAACCAGCAGGTCCAGATCTACAACACCTGCCAGTGA